A section of the Bacteroidota bacterium genome encodes:
- a CDS encoding endonuclease MutS2, translated as MTTHQEPTEDELLIEESRQMLERMAEEFLHAVPKPFRAAARELDFAKIWTSHARLTQTALGKQALVRELLPKMDIIAIDRSLTEINELRAFVIAGESPGFGGLTDISGTLRKLEIEGSTMYVEEAFRVLAAMKAMRSIREYFSHRAKETPEIWKTAIKLFDDRILELHFDRVFADDGTVRDSASPDLGRIRREILQTGEHLRSRLSSILRKLAEGEYVQDAIITQREGRYVIPLKVEHKRRVPGFIHSVSQTGQTVFIEPSETLELNNELRSLEFAEQREIDRIIRGLADILRDAIPQLRASLGAASHLDSIHAKVAYAIRMDAHAATVTEQVAGRSRRIVLRDARHPLLLEKLGPTGAIPLTLELDEDRHTLVLTGPNAGGKTVLLKTVGLLVLMAQAGIPIPVQPDSHLPMMAGVFVEIGDLQSIADDLSTFSSHVKSLAEILSNVTRESLVLFDEIGGGTAPEEGGAIAESILEHLTRIGAFTIATTHYGRLAAFAESTAGAVNGSMEFSRETLMPTFRFRAGVPGSSHAFEIAERFGLRHGLVERARHLRGDEGARLEELVNSLDELQRDARERKGEAERELGKARIARVDYERKLAEIEDIRATAKGRATDEAEQILRRANTFIEKAVREAKEAARIEASAQPKPSGAEELHALRMRQEQERKELLKATEAARPVLKPAKGDVAVVLEAGANVRLRSNPGQIGRVLSIKGNDVEIEIGSLRMRTKKDQLEVIASSVAREKQRANSHEVSQTTKYFAQAAEPRIDLRGQYGDEAVVQVDHFLDEAVAHGLARVEIIHGIGTGALAKRIYQHLRGHKSVATYRYGEPQEGGAGVTIVELK; from the coding sequence ATGACGACTCATCAGGAACCGACCGAAGACGAATTACTCATAGAGGAATCTCGCCAGATGCTCGAGCGCATGGCCGAGGAATTCCTCCATGCCGTGCCAAAACCCTTTCGTGCGGCGGCTCGAGAACTTGATTTCGCAAAGATTTGGACTTCGCATGCGCGCCTGACACAGACGGCCCTTGGTAAGCAGGCACTCGTCCGCGAACTGTTGCCGAAGATGGATATTATTGCCATCGATCGATCGCTGACCGAGATCAACGAGCTTCGCGCGTTTGTGATTGCCGGAGAGAGTCCGGGCTTCGGTGGACTGACGGATATTTCGGGCACTCTCCGCAAACTCGAGATAGAGGGAAGCACGATGTATGTGGAAGAAGCCTTCCGCGTGCTCGCGGCGATGAAGGCAATGCGAAGTATTCGCGAGTACTTTTCGCATCGGGCAAAAGAGACGCCAGAGATATGGAAGACGGCGATCAAGCTCTTCGACGATCGCATTCTCGAGCTGCATTTCGATCGGGTCTTTGCGGATGACGGGACAGTCCGCGATTCCGCCAGTCCCGACCTTGGTCGTATCCGCCGAGAGATTCTGCAAACTGGCGAGCATCTTCGATCTCGGCTAAGTTCGATCCTTCGCAAACTTGCCGAAGGCGAGTACGTACAGGATGCAATCATCACGCAGCGCGAAGGCCGCTATGTCATTCCGCTCAAGGTTGAGCACAAACGGCGCGTGCCTGGATTTATCCACTCGGTCTCGCAGACCGGACAGACCGTCTTTATCGAACCGAGTGAGACGTTGGAGCTAAACAACGAACTTCGTTCGCTCGAATTTGCTGAGCAGCGCGAGATCGACCGCATCATCCGCGGCCTTGCTGATATTTTGCGCGATGCCATTCCCCAGTTACGCGCTTCGCTTGGAGCGGCCAGCCATCTTGATTCCATCCATGCAAAAGTTGCATACGCAATTCGAATGGATGCTCACGCGGCAACCGTGACCGAACAAGTCGCCGGACGGTCTCGGAGGATTGTACTTCGCGATGCGAGGCATCCGCTGTTGTTAGAGAAGCTTGGACCAACGGGAGCCATACCACTTACGCTCGAGCTCGATGAGGACCGGCATACGCTCGTACTGACGGGACCGAACGCCGGTGGTAAGACGGTGCTACTGAAGACTGTTGGTCTGCTCGTCCTGATGGCACAAGCGGGGATCCCAATTCCCGTCCAACCGGATAGCCATCTGCCGATGATGGCGGGCGTATTTGTCGAGATCGGAGACTTGCAATCGATCGCCGACGATCTCAGTACGTTTAGTTCTCACGTGAAATCGTTGGCCGAGATTCTCTCGAATGTTACGCGGGAGAGCCTCGTGCTCTTTGATGAGATTGGCGGAGGCACGGCACCAGAAGAAGGCGGCGCGATCGCCGAAAGTATTCTCGAACACCTGACCCGTATCGGTGCCTTCACGATCGCGACCACGCACTACGGTCGTCTCGCAGCGTTTGCCGAAAGCACCGCTGGCGCCGTAAACGGTTCGATGGAGTTCAGCCGTGAGACTCTGATGCCGACGTTCCGGTTCCGTGCTGGCGTACCGGGTAGTTCGCATGCCTTCGAGATCGCGGAGCGGTTCGGGCTGAGACACGGTCTTGTTGAGCGCGCGCGTCACCTGCGTGGTGATGAAGGTGCGCGCCTGGAAGAATTAGTCAACTCGCTCGATGAGCTGCAGCGTGATGCTCGCGAGCGAAAAGGTGAAGCCGAACGCGAGTTGGGCAAGGCGCGCATCGCGCGGGTCGATTACGAGCGCAAGCTTGCTGAGATCGAGGACATTCGGGCGACCGCGAAAGGCCGGGCAACCGACGAGGCCGAGCAAATTCTTCGCCGAGCCAACACCTTCATCGAGAAGGCGGTCCGCGAAGCGAAGGAGGCCGCGCGCATAGAAGCGAGCGCGCAGCCGAAACCGAGCGGCGCGGAGGAATTGCACGCACTACGCATGCGGCAGGAGCAAGAACGCAAAGAATTGCTGAAGGCCACCGAGGCGGCCCGCCCGGTGCTAAAACCAGCAAAAGGGGATGTTGCTGTCGTGCTCGAAGCAGGCGCGAATGTTCGCCTTCGATCGAATCCCGGCCAGATTGGCCGCGTGCTTTCGATTAAAGGCAATGATGTCGAGATCGAAATCGGCTCGCTTCGGATGCGTACCAAAAAAGATCAGCTCGAAGTGATCGCAAGCAGCGTGGCTCGCGAGAAGCAGCGGGCAAACTCGCACGAAGTCTCCCAGACGACCAAATACTTTGCCCAAGCTGCTGAGCCGCGAATTGACTTGCGAGGACAATACGGCGACGAGGCGGTCGTTCAGGTCGATCATTTTCTCGATGAGGCCGTCGCGCATGGTCTTGCGCGCGTCGAGATTATTCATGGTATCGGGACCGGCGCGCTTGCCAAGAGAATTTATCAACATCTGAGGGGGCACAAGTCAGTCGCCACGTACCGTTACGGCGAGCCACAGGAAGGCGGAGCGGGAGTGACGATTGTGGAGTTGAAGTAG
- a CDS encoding DUF1634 domain-containing protein encodes MARQGISSTANVREEHTIEVLIGNMLRVCVITTIVIVLFGAALYLPSAFLQIPAFHVFKSEPDAFRSVAGILRAAFTGDGLAIVQAGMLLLILTPILRVAVSVFAFLYEKDYLYVSLTLLVLGLLLYSLWG; translated from the coding sequence ATGGCGCGACAGGGAATATCTAGCACTGCGAACGTTCGCGAGGAGCACACGATCGAGGTGCTCATTGGCAATATGCTGCGGGTGTGTGTGATCACGACCATCGTGATTGTACTATTCGGCGCTGCGCTTTATTTGCCCTCGGCCTTCCTGCAAATACCGGCATTCCACGTGTTCAAGAGTGAGCCAGATGCATTTCGATCGGTGGCAGGGATTCTGCGTGCGGCGTTCACAGGCGATGGCCTGGCAATCGTGCAGGCAGGCATGCTGCTACTCATACTCACGCCAATCCTTCGTGTTGCCGTATCGGTATTTGCATTCTTATATGAGAAGGACTATTTGTATGTCAGCCTCACGCTTCTCGTGCTCGGATTATTGTTGTATTCGCTGTGGGGTTAA
- the accC gene encoding acetyl-CoA carboxylase biotin carboxylase subunit, with amino-acid sequence MFSKILIANRGEIALRIIRTCREMGVKTVAVYSEADKHSLHVKFADEAVCIGPPPGRESYLNIPRIISAAHLTGAEAIHPGYGFLAENAEFSDICAASGFTFIGPKPEMIEAMGDKARAKDTMKAAGVPVVQGSDGVIKDVDEARQVAEMIGFPVIIKAVAGGGGRGMRIVHNIDELAQNVVMAQTEAAAAFNNGDVYIEKYIDRPRHIEIQVFGDTHGTVVHYNERECSIQRRHQKLLEESPSPVVSEATRTAMGAASIKGASSVGYVGAGTIEFLLDKDNNFYFMEMNTRIQVEHPVTEQVIGLDLIRQQLHVAAGGRLSKRPRKPEGHAIECRINAEDPEKDFRPSPGQITSFHAPGGYGVRLDSHVYSGYHIPPYYDSLIGKLITFGADRAEAIERMASCLDEMVVEGIKTTIPFHRALMRDERFRAGEFDTHFLESFNWKQPT; translated from the coding sequence TTGTTCTCAAAAATTCTCATCGCCAATCGTGGCGAAATTGCGCTCCGCATCATCCGCACCTGCCGCGAGATGGGCGTCAAAACCGTTGCCGTTTATTCCGAAGCGGATAAGCATTCTTTACACGTCAAGTTTGCGGATGAAGCCGTTTGCATCGGTCCGCCACCGGGCCGCGAAAGCTACCTGAATATTCCGCGCATCATCAGCGCCGCACATCTTACTGGCGCAGAAGCGATCCATCCCGGCTATGGCTTCCTCGCAGAGAATGCCGAGTTCTCCGATATCTGCGCTGCCAGTGGATTCACTTTCATTGGCCCCAAGCCCGAAATGATCGAGGCAATGGGTGATAAGGCCCGCGCAAAGGACACGATGAAAGCCGCCGGCGTGCCGGTGGTGCAAGGCTCAGACGGCGTCATCAAGGATGTCGATGAAGCGCGCCAAGTTGCCGAGATGATTGGATTCCCCGTGATTATTAAAGCCGTCGCCGGGGGCGGTGGACGCGGAATGCGTATCGTGCACAACATCGACGAGCTTGCGCAGAATGTCGTCATGGCGCAGACCGAAGCGGCCGCGGCATTCAACAACGGCGATGTCTATATCGAAAAGTACATCGATCGGCCACGGCACATCGAGATTCAAGTCTTCGGCGATACCCACGGCACGGTCGTCCATTACAATGAGCGCGAATGCTCGATCCAGCGCCGGCATCAGAAGCTCCTCGAAGAGTCTCCTTCACCAGTAGTGAGCGAGGCAACGAGAACTGCCATGGGTGCGGCCTCTATTAAGGGTGCATCGAGTGTTGGATATGTCGGCGCCGGTACGATTGAATTCCTGCTCGACAAGGACAACAACTTTTACTTCATGGAGATGAATACTCGCATTCAGGTCGAGCATCCCGTGACCGAGCAGGTGATCGGACTCGACTTGATTCGCCAGCAACTCCATGTCGCTGCCGGTGGAAGGCTCTCGAAGCGCCCGCGCAAGCCCGAAGGTCACGCGATCGAGTGCCGTATTAATGCCGAGGACCCGGAGAAAGATTTTCGTCCATCACCAGGACAGATCACGAGTTTCCATGCACCGGGCGGATATGGCGTCCGGTTGGATTCGCATGTCTATTCCGGCTATCACATCCCTCCCTATTACGACTCGTTGATCGGCAAGCTCATTACCTTCGGCGCTGACCGTGCCGAAGCAATCGAGCGAATGGCTTCCTGCCTGGACGAGATGGTTGTCGAGGGAATAAAGACCACGATCCCCTTTCACCGCGCCCTCATGCGCGACGAGCGCTTCCGCGCCGGCGAGTTCGATACGCACTTCCTCGAGAGCTTCAACTGGAAGCAGCCGACCTAA
- a CDS encoding insulinase family protein, with protein sequence MKKPTLLFGILLSVVLSGITHAQSASMALTDTLPLNPKVHAGVLANGLHYYILQNGKPEHRLEARLVVRAGSILEDDDQQGLAHLNEHMAFNGTKKFPHNALPSFLEAHGIRFGAHLNAYTSYDETVYMLELPTDKPTLVDTGIDILAEWAHNLLFDSLEVEKERGVVGEEWRLGLGANQRIGDKELPVVMYGSRFADRKTIGKKEIIDTAHQNRISQFYKDWYRPDLMSVVVVGDFDPAAMEARIKSEFGGMTNPNPERPRTEYEIPPHSETLVAVNTDKEMTNSRVRVHFMHPGHDELVVSDYRTHLVGQLYDQMFAERLSDMIQQGGLPLTGAYAYDTRQTPAMRDYVIIGSLKPDSIGQGVSGLLREVYRAKQTGFAQTELDRVKKNMMSGIEGAYKEREKTNSSVYAGELVRHVLDRESAPGITYEYELTKQYLPGITLAEVNAAGQARFEHASTVLTYAGPANTTATPTEAMLRSALHDAQTAPLAAYVDNASNMPLIATKPKPGKIVSESRIAEIGVTEWKLSNGARVILKPTDFKDDEILFRAIAPGGTSLASDANALDAALGTMVATAGGLGKLDEISLQKQLAGKELRLNPFASDVAHGLTGESSRKDIETLFQLAYLYESAPRFDSAMAAGAISRTAAMYQNRGKNPQAAFMDTIQVTMSQYNARDLPLTAERLKDVNIRKSFDYYRERFEDGGNFTYFMVGSFSEKEIRPFVEEYLASVPSRAKHETWRDNGIEPPAGVIKKTVRKGMAQKSSVQIIFTGPFHYTRSNRTKLSVMTQSLAIKLREDLREDKSGVYGIGVRGTPSKYPKERYQLTISFGCDPKRADELIAEVMKQIDTITTRGIDPIYLSNVKETSKTEYETQIKENDYWLNHLVTWARYGDDPKAILGVKSEIDAITQDDVFQAAKQYLNTKHYVQVVLYPEKS encoded by the coding sequence ATGAAAAAGCCAACCTTGCTCTTCGGAATTTTGCTATCTGTCGTACTTTCTGGTATCACGCATGCCCAGTCGGCCTCGATGGCGCTGACCGATACGCTGCCACTGAATCCGAAGGTTCATGCCGGTGTGCTGGCCAACGGACTTCATTATTATATTCTTCAGAACGGCAAGCCAGAGCACCGTTTGGAAGCCCGGCTGGTCGTTCGCGCCGGCTCAATTCTCGAAGACGACGATCAGCAGGGTCTCGCGCATTTGAACGAGCATATGGCCTTCAATGGAACCAAGAAGTTTCCGCACAATGCACTCCCAAGTTTTTTGGAGGCTCATGGCATCCGGTTTGGCGCGCATCTGAATGCCTACACGTCTTATGATGAGACGGTCTATATGCTCGAACTACCGACGGACAAGCCGACGCTTGTCGACACGGGCATCGATATTCTTGCGGAATGGGCGCACAACCTTCTCTTTGATTCGCTCGAAGTGGAGAAGGAGCGCGGTGTCGTTGGTGAAGAGTGGCGTCTTGGACTCGGTGCAAATCAGCGCATCGGCGATAAAGAATTGCCTGTCGTGATGTATGGCTCACGGTTCGCCGATCGGAAGACCATCGGCAAGAAGGAGATCATTGACACCGCTCATCAAAACCGAATCAGTCAGTTCTATAAGGATTGGTACCGCCCCGACCTCATGTCGGTTGTCGTCGTCGGAGATTTCGACCCGGCCGCGATGGAGGCGCGAATCAAGTCGGAATTCGGCGGCATGACCAATCCCAATCCTGAGCGACCACGAACGGAGTATGAGATTCCGCCGCATAGCGAGACACTTGTTGCCGTCAATACCGACAAAGAGATGACGAACTCGCGCGTTCGTGTTCACTTCATGCATCCGGGTCATGATGAACTGGTGGTGAGCGATTACCGGACACATCTTGTCGGGCAACTCTACGATCAAATGTTCGCTGAGCGCCTCAGCGATATGATACAACAAGGTGGTCTTCCGCTGACCGGAGCCTATGCTTATGATACACGTCAAACACCAGCCATGCGGGATTACGTGATCATCGGCTCGCTCAAACCAGACTCGATCGGTCAGGGCGTTTCAGGACTCCTGCGCGAAGTGTATCGTGCCAAGCAGACAGGTTTCGCTCAAACAGAGCTCGATCGAGTCAAGAAGAATATGATGTCGGGAATCGAGGGCGCCTATAAAGAGCGAGAGAAGACCAATTCGTCGGTTTATGCCGGTGAATTGGTGCGCCACGTTCTCGATCGCGAATCGGCTCCTGGCATTACATACGAATATGAACTGACCAAGCAGTATCTTCCCGGAATAACGCTTGCAGAAGTAAACGCTGCCGGACAAGCTCGATTCGAACACGCCAGCACAGTACTGACATATGCCGGACCTGCAAATACTACCGCTACTCCAACAGAAGCGATGCTGCGGAGCGCACTGCATGACGCCCAGACTGCCCCACTTGCCGCGTACGTCGATAATGCGAGCAACATGCCTCTCATCGCAACGAAGCCGAAGCCGGGCAAGATCGTAAGTGAATCCAGGATTGCCGAGATCGGCGTGACAGAATGGAAGCTTTCGAATGGTGCACGAGTCATCCTCAAGCCCACCGATTTTAAGGATGATGAGATTCTCTTTCGGGCGATTGCACCCGGAGGTACCTCGCTCGCCTCGGATGCGAATGCGCTCGATGCCGCTTTAGGAACGATGGTAGCTACCGCTGGCGGACTTGGTAAGCTCGATGAAATTTCACTGCAAAAGCAACTCGCCGGTAAGGAGCTTCGGCTGAATCCGTTCGCCTCCGATGTGGCGCACGGCCTCACCGGGGAATCGTCTCGGAAAGACATCGAGACGTTATTCCAACTTGCGTATCTTTACGAGTCAGCGCCGCGCTTTGACTCCGCGATGGCAGCCGGTGCGATCTCTCGCACCGCGGCGATGTATCAAAACCGTGGCAAGAACCCGCAGGCAGCGTTCATGGATACGATCCAGGTTACAATGAGTCAGTACAACGCACGCGATCTGCCTTTGACTGCCGAGCGCCTGAAGGACGTGAACATCCGCAAAAGCTTTGACTACTATCGCGAGCGGTTCGAGGATGGCGGCAATTTCACCTACTTCATGGTCGGAAGTTTTAGCGAAAAGGAGATCCGTCCGTTTGTCGAAGAGTATCTTGCCAGTGTTCCTTCTCGTGCAAAACATGAGACATGGCGCGACAATGGGATCGAGCCGCCGGCCGGAGTCATTAAGAAGACCGTGCGCAAAGGCATGGCACAAAAGAGCTCTGTGCAGATTATTTTCACTGGACCGTTCCATTATACGCGTTCGAATCGAACGAAGCTCTCCGTGATGACGCAATCACTTGCGATCAAGCTTCGCGAAGACTTGCGCGAAGATAAGAGCGGCGTGTATGGGATCGGCGTCCGTGGTACCCCGTCAAAATATCCGAAGGAGCGATACCAGCTTACAATCTCTTTCGGCTGCGATCCGAAACGGGCGGATGAACTCATTGCCGAAGTGATGAAGCAGATCGATACGATCACCACAAGGGGAATCGACCCGATCTATCTAAGCAACGTCAAGGAAACCTCAAAAACAGAATATGAGACACAGATCAAGGAAAACGATTATTGGCTGAATCATCTGGTCACATGGGCGAGGTATGGCGATGATCCCAAGGCAATTCTTGGGGTCAAGAGCGAAATCGATGCGATCACGCAGGACGATGTCTTCCAGGCGGCGAAGCAATATCTAAATACCAAGCATTACGTGCAGGTCGTTCTTTATCCGGAGAAATCATAG
- the efp gene encoding elongation factor P, with protein MATTNDFRVGAVLKMDGELYSIEEYTHRTPGNLRAFVQAKMRNMKTLNLKEVRFRSGEEVEMIRMEKKPMQFLYRDGTDFVFMDNTTYEQMNVPEKLVGAGSKFLKESDSCDILFAEDGTIVAIEPPNFAILAIARTDPGMRGDTATGGTKVAVLETGASVNVPLFLNEGDKVRVDTRTGEYLERVKN; from the coding sequence ATGGCGACAACGAATGATTTTAGGGTAGGCGCAGTCCTGAAGATGGACGGCGAACTCTACTCAATTGAAGAATACACGCACCGGACGCCGGGCAACCTGCGGGCTTTCGTGCAGGCGAAAATGCGAAACATGAAGACCCTGAACCTGAAGGAAGTCCGCTTCCGATCGGGCGAGGAAGTCGAGATGATCCGCATGGAAAAGAAGCCGATGCAGTTTCTCTATCGCGACGGCACCGATTTCGTCTTCATGGATAATACCACCTACGAGCAGATGAACGTGCCGGAGAAGCTCGTCGGCGCTGGCTCGAAATTCCTGAAGGAATCGGATTCCTGCGATATTCTCTTCGCGGAAGACGGGACGATCGTCGCAATTGAGCCACCAAACTTCGCGATCCTTGCAATCGCACGGACCGACCCTGGCATGCGCGGCGACACAGCAACGGGCGGCACAAAGGTCGCGGTTCTCGAAACCGGCGCTTCCGTGAACGTGCCGCTGTTCTTGAACGAGGGCGACAAAGTTCGCGTGGACACGCGTACGGGCGAATATCTTGAACGAGTTAAGAATTAA
- a CDS encoding biotin carboxylase N-terminal domain-containing protein, with protein sequence MHIKNVFIANRSEIARRVIRSAHECGYSTSVAYSPQDATALFVREADQAFALRGNPPRESYLDIEEVLTAARKAKADAVHPGYGFLSENAAFSDAVTEFGMKFIGPDSQAIDLLGDKTKARALARKLGIPTPDGTATEIIDSQEGIMAARTIGYPILLKAAAGGGGKGMRLVEREQDLLASLDRARGEARTAFGDDRVYIEKYIVKPRHIEFQILADSHGNVIHLGERECSIQRRHQKLIEESPSTVMTEQLRREMGEAAIALIREAHYEGAGTVEFLVGQDLKYYFLEVNTRLQVEHPVTEFVTGLDLVREQFRIAEGSKLTWTQTQVEQRGHAIEVRIQAEDVWNDFLPSLGRIAYVRHPAGAFIRNDSGMFDGLEISGYYDSLLSKLIVWDTDRALAIERMRRALDEMRVVGVSTTIPFGLFAMQNATFRSGDFSTAFVETEFSEAVRKEESARKEMLVLPAFAAVAKHLERKSARVQFTGSPQNS encoded by the coding sequence ATGCACATCAAGAATGTTTTCATCGCCAACCGTAGTGAGATCGCTCGCCGCGTGATCCGCTCGGCACATGAGTGCGGATACAGTACCAGCGTCGCATACTCACCGCAGGACGCAACCGCGCTGTTCGTGCGCGAAGCGGACCAGGCATTCGCGCTTCGGGGAAATCCGCCGCGCGAATCCTATCTCGATATCGAAGAGGTGCTCACTGCGGCTCGCAAGGCGAAGGCCGATGCTGTCCATCCCGGTTACGGATTCTTGAGCGAGAACGCAGCATTCAGCGATGCCGTAACGGAGTTCGGGATGAAGTTCATCGGTCCCGACTCGCAGGCGATCGATCTTCTTGGCGATAAGACCAAAGCGCGTGCACTCGCGAGGAAGCTTGGCATCCCGACGCCAGATGGCACTGCTACCGAAATCATCGACAGCCAGGAGGGCATCATGGCGGCCCGCACGATCGGGTATCCCATCCTGCTCAAAGCTGCGGCCGGTGGCGGCGGAAAGGGCATGCGGCTCGTCGAGCGCGAACAGGATTTGCTCGCAAGTCTCGATCGCGCGCGGGGTGAAGCACGCACGGCGTTCGGCGATGACCGCGTATATATCGAGAAGTATATCGTGAAGCCGCGGCACATCGAATTCCAGATTCTCGCCGATTCCCACGGGAATGTCATTCATCTGGGCGAGCGCGAATGTTCCATTCAGCGCCGGCATCAGAAGCTGATCGAGGAATCACCTTCGACGGTGATGACCGAGCAACTTAGACGTGAGATGGGCGAAGCTGCGATTGCGCTCATTCGGGAAGCACACTATGAAGGCGCTGGGACGGTCGAATTCTTGGTGGGACAAGACCTCAAGTATTATTTCCTCGAAGTCAATACTCGTCTGCAAGTCGAGCATCCTGTGACCGAATTTGTGACCGGACTCGATTTGGTCCGCGAGCAATTCCGGATTGCGGAAGGGTCCAAACTGACCTGGACTCAAACGCAGGTCGAGCAGCGCGGCCATGCGATCGAAGTTCGCATTCAGGCCGAGGATGTCTGGAATGACTTTCTGCCGAGCTTGGGGCGCATCGCGTATGTGCGGCATCCGGCAGGCGCTTTTATCCGAAACGATAGCGGAATGTTTGATGGCCTGGAGATTTCTGGCTACTATGATTCATTACTCTCAAAGCTTATCGTTTGGGATACGGACCGTGCCCTGGCAATTGAGCGGATGAGGCGCGCGCTTGATGAGATGCGTGTCGTGGGAGTCTCCACAACAATTCCCTTCGGTCTCTTCGCCATGCAAAATGCTACGTTTCGGAGCGGTGATTTCTCAACCGCCTTCGTCGAGACGGAATTCTCCGAAGCGGTTCGCAAAGAGGAATCCGCGCGAAAGGAAATGTTAGTACTCCCGGCCTTTGCTGCAGTGGCAAAACACCTGGAACGGAAAAGCGCTCGAGTGCAATTTACAGGGAGCCCCCAAAATAGTTAG
- the accB gene encoding acetyl-CoA carboxylase biotin carboxyl carrier protein, whose protein sequence is MDLSYLEQLIKIFESSTLTELEIDEEGSRVTLGRAKEPASTMFAMPPMGSPMMGYQMPQQQVSSGATTEPLAPAAPTAKTHEVKSPIVGTFYRAPAPDADSYVQVGQHVDTGTTLCIVEAMKLMNEIESDAAGKVIKILVENGSPVEYGQPLFVLEVE, encoded by the coding sequence ATGGATTTATCATATTTAGAACAGCTCATTAAAATCTTCGAATCGAGTACGCTCACCGAGCTCGAGATCGATGAAGAAGGCTCGCGCGTGACACTGGGTCGCGCGAAGGAACCAGCGAGCACCATGTTCGCGATGCCTCCGATGGGTTCGCCTATGATGGGCTACCAGATGCCGCAGCAACAAGTGAGCTCGGGGGCCACCACCGAGCCCCTCGCACCGGCAGCACCAACGGCCAAGACGCATGAGGTAAAATCACCGATCGTCGGCACGTTCTATCGTGCGCCTGCACCGGACGCCGATTCCTACGTGCAAGTTGGGCAGCATGTCGATACCGGCACAACTCTTTGCATCGTCGAAGCAATGAAGCTGATGAATGAAATCGAAAGCGATGCCGCCGGTAAGGTCATCAAGATTTTGGTTGAGAACGGCTCGCCGGTCGAATACGGACAGCCGCTCTTTGTGCTGGAGGTCGAGTAA
- a CDS encoding nitronate monooxygenase → MQTTLSRQLGIRYPIVQAGMVWTSGWKLAVASARAGALGLIGAGSMKPDVLREHIRKARTTEVAGQIGVNIALTRGDVEALVETTIEAGVRIVFTSAGNPKIFTQRLKNAGCFVAHLVASVKHARKAEEAGCDAVVTEGFEAGGHNGIDEITTLCLVPEVVDAVKIPVIAAGGIADGRQILACLALGAQAVQIGTRFAATVESSSHPLYKQAVIETEDNGTVLVLKKLAPVRLKKNRFALAALEAQQHGATREEELDLLGKKREMQGIFEGNLEEGELEMGQSSGLIKDILTAQQVVDRLVQEYNTALTTLQRLD, encoded by the coding sequence TTGCAAACAACACTCTCTCGCCAGCTTGGTATTCGGTATCCGATTGTTCAGGCCGGAATGGTCTGGACCTCCGGCTGGAAACTGGCGGTCGCTTCGGCCCGTGCTGGCGCGCTGGGACTCATCGGCGCGGGCTCGATGAAGCCGGACGTACTTCGCGAGCACATTCGCAAAGCACGCACGACGGAAGTCGCCGGGCAGATCGGAGTCAACATTGCACTCACACGAGGTGACGTTGAAGCGTTAGTCGAGACGACGATCGAAGCGGGCGTTCGCATCGTCTTTACCAGTGCCGGCAATCCGAAGATCTTCACGCAGCGCCTAAAAAATGCCGGATGCTTCGTCGCCCATCTCGTCGCGAGCGTTAAACACGCACGAAAGGCTGAGGAAGCTGGTTGCGATGCCGTCGTTACCGAAGGGTTTGAGGCTGGCGGGCATAATGGGATCGACGAGATTACGACGCTGTGTCTTGTCCCGGAGGTGGTTGATGCGGTCAAGATTCCGGTCATTGCTGCCGGCGGCATTGCCGATGGTCGTCAGATACTCGCCTGTCTCGCACTCGGTGCACAAGCCGTGCAGATCGGAACGCGATTTGCTGCGACGGTGGAATCCAGCTCGCATCCATTGTATAAGCAGGCCGTCATCGAGACGGAAGACAATGGGACCGTGCTGGTATTGAAGAAGCTTGCGCCGGTTCGCCTCAAGAAGAACCGCTTCGCGCTCGCTGCGCTGGAGGCCCAACAACATGGCGCCACGCGTGAAGAAGAACTTGATCTGCTCGGCAAGAAGCGGGAGATGCAAGGCATCTTCGAAGGCAATCTCGAAGAGGGAGAACTGGAGATGGGTCAGTCGTCAGGGTTGATCAAAGACATTCTGACAGCACAACAGGTGGTGGATCGGCTCGTACAAGAATACAACACCGCCCTGACAACGCTTCAGCGCCTCGACTGA